The following proteins come from a genomic window of Montipora foliosa isolate CH-2021 chromosome 2, ASM3666993v2, whole genome shotgun sequence:
- the LOC137993097 gene encoding PR domain zinc finger protein 12-like isoform X1 gives MSVWVAPPLLEKPSGPLNISQEVLRSVLYGKWCNVFGGQKEMTFKSGVLERVDYNLDEEQEVSFINGMKRVESTALVPVLSNDSTKTKQLCLENESFFMAFVSLPEQVTIAPSSIPGVQLGVFSTCWIKEGTQMGPYTGRIVKIEDLNSDVDNSLMWEVLNEDGSVSHFLDAKDENPRNWMGFVNCARNEQEQNLDVFQYGGNIYYRAVKDIPPDQELLVWYGGTYIQFLGIPGIAPVNDFVRRKRRGHEEDEGHISDDPIYKFNPERVKNTVVPGRLKCTLCRRGFNSRSNLRSHMRIHTLEKPFQCKYCKKSFSQSSTLRNHTRLHTGEKPYKCNVCHFAYSQLAGLRAHQKSARHRPLHEAAKVAAQNSKSLHDESNLDELSPSESPKLESVSQ, from the exons ATGTCTGTTTGGGTAGCGCCGCCACTCTTGGAAAAACCAAGCGGTCCTCTGAACATCAGTCAGGAGGTCTTGAGGAGTGTTTTATACGGAAAATGGTGCAACGTTTTTGGAGGCCAGaaagaaatgacttttaaatCCGGTGTGCTAGAAAGAGTTGACTACAATTTGGATGAAG AGCAAGAAGTAAGCTTTATAAATGGGATGAAGCGCGTCGAATCAACAGCTTTGGTCCCTGTTCTGAGCAACGACAGCACCAAAACCAAACAGCTCTGTCTAGAGAACGAGTCGTTCTTCATGGCATTTGTCTCTCTTCCGGAACAAGTGACCATAGCTCCCTCTTCAATTCCTGGTGTTCAACTTGGCGTGTTTAGTACATGCTGGATCAAAGAAGGAACACAGATGGGTCCTTATACTGGTCGTATAGTTAAAATAGAAGACCTCAACTCTGACGTTGATAACAGCCTCATGTGGGAG GTTCTCAACGAAGATGGCTCGGTGAGCCACTTTTTAGATGCCAAAGACGAAAACCCTCGTAATTGGATGGGTTTTGTAAACTGCGCTAGGAATGAACAAGAACAGAACCTTGATGTATTTCAGTACGGTGGCAACATTTACTACCGCGCGGTAAAAGACATCCCACCGGATCAAGAATTGCTTGTTTGGTACGGCGGAACATACATTCAGTTTCTCGGTATACCTGGAATAGCGCCTGTTAATGACTTtgtaagaagaaagcgaagaggACACGAAGAAGACGAAGGGCACATTTCAG ACGACCCAATTTACAAATTCAACCCGGAGCGAGTCAAAAACACCGTTGTACCAGGGAGACTTAAATGTACCCTTTGCAGACGGGGATTTAACTCGCGCAGTAACTTGCGCTCGCACATGCGTATTCACACTCTTGAGAAACCGTTCCAATGCAAGTATTGCAAGAAGTCCTTTTCACAGTCTTCAACTCTTCGCAATCACACCAGGCTCCACACGGGAGAGAAACCATATAAATGTAATGTTTGTCACttcgcctactcacagctcgcTGGACTACGAGCTCATCAGAAATCGGCAAGACATCGGCCATTACACGAAGCAGCGAAAGTAGCCGCTCAAAACTCAAAAAGTCTTCATGATGAATCAAACCTTGACGAACTCTCACCCTCAGAATCTCCTAAATTAGAAAGTGTGTCGCAATAA
- the LOC137993097 gene encoding PR domain zinc finger protein 12-like isoform X2 → MKRVESTALVPVLSNDSTKTKQLCLENESFFMAFVSLPEQVTIAPSSIPGVQLGVFSTCWIKEGTQMGPYTGRIVKIEDLNSDVDNSLMWEVLNEDGSVSHFLDAKDENPRNWMGFVNCARNEQEQNLDVFQYGGNIYYRAVKDIPPDQELLVWYGGTYIQFLGIPGIAPVNDFVRRKRRGHEEDEGHISDDPIYKFNPERVKNTVVPGRLKCTLCRRGFNSRSNLRSHMRIHTLEKPFQCKYCKKSFSQSSTLRNHTRLHTGEKPYKCNVCHFAYSQLAGLRAHQKSARHRPLHEAAKVAAQNSKSLHDESNLDELSPSESPKLESVSQ, encoded by the exons ATGAAGCGCGTCGAATCAACAGCTTTGGTCCCTGTTCTGAGCAACGACAGCACCAAAACCAAACAGCTCTGTCTAGAGAACGAGTCGTTCTTCATGGCATTTGTCTCTCTTCCGGAACAAGTGACCATAGCTCCCTCTTCAATTCCTGGTGTTCAACTTGGCGTGTTTAGTACATGCTGGATCAAAGAAGGAACACAGATGGGTCCTTATACTGGTCGTATAGTTAAAATAGAAGACCTCAACTCTGACGTTGATAACAGCCTCATGTGGGAG GTTCTCAACGAAGATGGCTCGGTGAGCCACTTTTTAGATGCCAAAGACGAAAACCCTCGTAATTGGATGGGTTTTGTAAACTGCGCTAGGAATGAACAAGAACAGAACCTTGATGTATTTCAGTACGGTGGCAACATTTACTACCGCGCGGTAAAAGACATCCCACCGGATCAAGAATTGCTTGTTTGGTACGGCGGAACATACATTCAGTTTCTCGGTATACCTGGAATAGCGCCTGTTAATGACTTtgtaagaagaaagcgaagaggACACGAAGAAGACGAAGGGCACATTTCAG ACGACCCAATTTACAAATTCAACCCGGAGCGAGTCAAAAACACCGTTGTACCAGGGAGACTTAAATGTACCCTTTGCAGACGGGGATTTAACTCGCGCAGTAACTTGCGCTCGCACATGCGTATTCACACTCTTGAGAAACCGTTCCAATGCAAGTATTGCAAGAAGTCCTTTTCACAGTCTTCAACTCTTCGCAATCACACCAGGCTCCACACGGGAGAGAAACCATATAAATGTAATGTTTGTCACttcgcctactcacagctcgcTGGACTACGAGCTCATCAGAAATCGGCAAGACATCGGCCATTACACGAAGCAGCGAAAGTAGCCGCTCAAAACTCAAAAAGTCTTCATGATGAATCAAACCTTGACGAACTCTCACCCTCAGAATCTCCTAAATTAGAAAGTGTGTCGCAATAA
- the LOC137993094 gene encoding uncharacterized protein, with amino-acid sequence MEAILDEKETEDPDYESISSEQKREQWSLSSRQQDVKDQTIQKIDNIIRQQFGFEIHLKEREVNVIHERISQAKAMLDRLRACVLAKYYGTSELKGNRTERENFGARKSARNLISAARFPKTFSESATRGSGFSYKSSTSDASELKTPSATESPKNGNLVICESKVTTSHEAGSRIPLGQTCVNNSLSNGKQGRLKITSCDDLNMTRGLKEKLQVSIPSHTLVQNNESRLTGCKISQNDLKIDASEKSGPNPIGNFWNAESTSLTCLGSRFYLKKRIIIGNTSKFISIDNREENDKSTHKWMVYVRGPPEEPNIDRFIKKVWFFLHPSYRPNDIVEVNKPPFHLTRRGWGEFPVRVQLHFVDPRNKRVDVIHELKLDRTYTGLQTLGAETVVDLELDRRTFNDNCISFDSSNSVIEETLSTNLVNVTANATEENHHCHSERRPGSTVRNKELAKKLVTENNSPSSFGISVQYPQLKKMKLESPKSVDVSSAISSVTSTPVNSLPASRCSSPETTTSSRCELEATVKFTDEIRECLRLAGKHHPLIHSQRNLVTYPYCASSVEQFASWGIGKRRACEWQRAAAVRRYLSRCIPSCTLSTKDVLLWFRRYGYSPSDISAVNENASFCKLCGGYLLEVSLDESGVHECEKESFTSVTSSTAFLSEIKEQEKRLPDVPKADDDCEDFDVDVVGLSPERESSKQQESKSVVYILSVTPEQMWVREACSDIGIKLKSISMDGVNLHVIETMLLAAVQRFAEDILRQSWACVTDQNTSYGIRLVTPSHVHKAVCSLPLCDFLSNVYLGENLTPDDK; translated from the coding sequence AGTCAAGCGAAGGCAATGTTGGACCGACTAAGAGCTTGCGTGTTGGCGAAATACTACGGTACATCCGAGCTAAAAGGAAATCGAACGGAAAGGGAAAACTTTGGTGCCAGGAAGTCAGCTCGAAATCTTATCTCAGCAGCTCGGTTTCCAAAGACTTTTTCTGAATCAGCAACGAGAGGTAGTGGTTTTTCGTACAAGTCAAGCACCTCAGATGCAAGTGAGCTAAAGACACCCTCAGCAACGGAGTCTCCTAAAAACGGTAACCTTGTTATTTGTGAATCCAAAGTCACGACATCTCATGAAGCTGGGTCACGAATTCCGTTAGGACAAACTTGTGTCAATAACTCGCTTTCTAATGGAAAGCAAGGGCGATTAAAAATAACTTCTTGTGATGATTTGAATATGACTAGAGGATTGAAAGAGAAACTACAAGTTTCGATTCCATCGCATACCCTTGTGCAAAATAATGAATCGAGGCTAACTGGCTGTAAAATAAGCCAAAATGATTTGAAGATCGATGCGAGCGAAAAGAGCGGACCAAATCCGATAGGAAACTTTTGGAATGCAGAATCCACGTCATTAACTTGCTTGGGTTCGAGATTTTACCTAAAGAAGCGAATTATTATTGGCAACACGTCAAAGTTCATCTCCATCGACAATAGAGAAGAAAACGACAAATCAACGCACAAATGGATGGTGTACGTGCGCGGTCCGCCAGAGGAACCAAACATTGATCGATTCATAAAGAAAGTCTGGTTTTTCCTTCATCCGAGCTACCGTCCAAATGACATCGTGGAAGTGAACAAGCCACCGTTTCATTTAACAAGAAGAGGATGGGGTGAATTTCCAGTGCGAGTCCAGTTGCACTTTGTTGATCCCAGGAACAAGAGAGTGGATGTCATTCATGAGCTGAAGCTGGATAGAACATATACAGGGCTACAGACATTGGGAGCAGAGACTGTCGTAGACTTGGAATTAGATCGCAGAACATTTAACGACAATTGCATTTCATTTGATTCATCGAACTCTGTCATAGAAGAAACCTTATCTACAAATCTAGTCAATGTCACAGCTAATGCTACTGAGGAAAATCATCATTGTCATTCAGAAAGGAGACCCGGTAGTACTGTGCGCAACAAGGAACTTGCTAAGAAGCTTGTCACAGAGAATAATAGCCCTTCTAGTTTTGGAATTTCGGTGCAGTATCCTCAGTTGAAGAAAATGAAGCTAGAATCTCCGAAATCAGTCGATGTTTCCTCGGCTATTTCATCAGTCACGTCCACACCTGTCAACAGTTTGCCAGCTTCGCGGTGTAGCAGCCCCGAGACCACCACAAGCAGCCGCTGCGAACTTGAAGCCACGGTCAAGTTTACGGACGAAATACGTGAATGCCTGCGACTGGCAGGGAAACATCACCCGCTGATTCACTCTCAGAGGAATTTAGTTACGTATCCCTATTGTGCATCCTCAGTTGAACAGTTTGCGAGCTGGGGTATTGGTAAGAGGAGAGCCTGCGAATGGCAAAGGGCAGCTGCTGTCAGACGATACCTATCCCGATGTATACCCTCGTGTACGCTCAGCACGAAAGATGTGCTTTTGTGGTTCCGTCGATATGGTTACAGCCCGTCAGATATATCGGCTGTTAACGAGAATGCCTCATTCTGCAAACTATGTGGAGGCTACTTACTCGAAGTCAGTTTAGATGAAAGTGGAGTCCACGAGTGTGAAAAGGAGTCATTCACCAGCGTTACGTCTTCTACTGCCTTCTTGTCAGAAATTAAAGAACAAGAAAAACGGCTCCCTGATGTTCCAAAAGCAGACGACGACTGTGAAGACTTCGATGTAGACGTAGTGGGTTTATCACCTGAAAGAGAGTCTAGCAAACAGCAAGAAAGCAAGTCAGTGGTGTATATATTGTCCGTGACACCGGAGCAGATGTGGGTTCGGGAGGCGTGCAGTGATATAGGTATCAAGCTAAAATCCATAAGTATGGACGGAGTAAATCTTCACGTCATCGAGACCATGCTTTTAGCGGCGGTCCAAAGATTTGCTGAGGATATTCTACGCCAATCCTGGGCATGCGTCACCGACCAGAACACCTCATACGGCATCAGACTTGTCACACCCAGTCACGTGCACAAAGCTGTTTGTTCTCTTCCTTTATGTGACTTTTTGAGTAATGTGTATCTCGGTGAGAATTTGACACCTGATGACAAGTAG